AGGGTGTGGGAGCGGTAGCCTGCAATGCCTTCATCAACGGTGATTGCAGTGAGTTTCAAAGGGAGGCTTTTTGAGAGCATAAAAAGCAGGTGCATCATTACAACACTGTCCTTTCCGCCAGACAAGCCTATTGCAACATGGTCGCCCCTTTTGAGCATTTTGTGCTCCCGGACAGTGCCTTTGAATCTTTTTTCAACTGACTCAAGAAAGTGTTTTTTGCACAAATGCGTGCCGCTTGTGCAAAGCGCCACAGCGGCATGTTGGGCGCACTTGGCGCAGGGTGACTTGTTTTGCATAATTGTCTAGCCGCCAAAAACGACTTTGATGACCTCAATCCTGTCACCGGTCTCAAGAACCGCCGACTCTGGGCATACCTTCCCGTTCACCTTTACAACAGAGGTTTGCCTGCTGTGCTTTCCCAATGCAAGAAAATCAAGGACTGTTGAGCCTGCCTTGAGCAGGTGTTTTTTTCCATTGGAGTAAACGGTTATGGCGGATTTATCGACCATGTAGCAATTTTCTACTAGGATATTTATATATGACTTGCAACCAAAGTGGTTTAGCGCAAAAACGGGGTGTCGTTTTTTGGCGGGTGGATTGATGGTCAGGATAACTAAAATTATTGCACGCGAAATA
This portion of the Candidatus Parvarchaeota archaeon genome encodes:
- a CDS encoding MoaD/ThiS family protein — its product is MSCVWASASTVGFPLESIISRAIILVILTINPPAKKRHPVFALNHFGCKSYINILVENCYMVDKSAITVYSNGKKHLLKAGSTVLDFLALGKHSRQTSVVKVNGKVCPESAVLETGDRIEVIKVVFGG